The Oryctolagus cuniculus chromosome 4, mOryCun1.1, whole genome shotgun sequence genomic sequence tgaGTTCATACTACCCATAAAACACTATGCTAAGTGCTCTATGTGAATCAGCTCATATAATTCTCAAATCAATCTTGTAATTAAGTGCTCTTCTAATCATCGAatgaagatgaagaaaatgagagttAGAGAGGTTGAATAACTTGCCCAGGAGCACAGTACTAATAAAGTTGAAGCTGGGATAAAAGTTTACTGAACCTtccactttttaattatttactgttGTTTCTACTTGATGCAGAAACAAGTCCATGCCTTCAAGGAGCTTATAGTCTGAGTTAAAGAACACTTCCACAGGTAATCAGGAGAAATGGGAAGGGTCTTCCAGGGGAGCCTTCCTGCCTTTCACTAGGTTTTAGGGTGGTCTCACCTACTTAGCcttttccctttcattttcaTGTTTCCCATCTCCCATGTCCTCCTATGTCCACCGTGCAGCAATCTTTGCTTTAGCCTTCTgctcctctctttcttccctgaGTTTTCTCCCTTATTCATctgtttattctttctttctcccatcTAGTTTATTACTGGAGGCCCTAAATACCATGCAATGCAGTTTTGAAGGCAAACATAAAAAGGAGGGATACATTCACTGTAAATGAAATGAGCTGTTGATAGATGGCTTTGCAAGCTTATGAGCCCTTCTTTAGCATTCTCTGGCATTTAAGGGACTCAGCATTCCAAAAGCACATCCACTCCATTCTGCTGTTGCTAATCTCATTTTTTCCATGATTAACAACCCAGTTCATTATGTTTTCAGCTCACATTAATCATCTCTTCTGTGAGTTTGGTAACATTTGGAGTCATTTCCCTCTGTATTTATCCATCTGGGATCtttataaaagataagtttgcaGAAAGTCATTTGTTGTTCATGCAGAAATTCATTTGATGCTCACTGCTATGCAAGAAGTGAATGTTCTCCTTGTTTCTCAGATCCTGTGGGGGAATCTTCTAAAATCAGGCATGGATTCCCTTCCCAATGCAGAAGGCCTCCTCAATCGAGCCCCATGGGGCACTTAACTTGGAGCAAGATTCACAGCACAAAGGATTAGGCTGCAACACAACAGCATTAGAAATCACAAGCAATGCTGGCTGGTTCCTGTCTATCCTCAAGGAGCAGATGGGTTGGGAAGAGAGCTGTGGGGGTAGCGGAATGGGTTGTGAGATTAATGAGTCAGAACAAAGGCCTTGGCTTTAGTCCTGTCCCTACACCTACAAACTATTTGACCTTGGGCAAGACACATAATCCCTCTGAAATCCACTAGTCTCCTCTATGAATTGGTTTCATCTATAACACCTCATCTTTCTAAATTGGAGAATAGTTTTTAGAGTTAACTTAATACTTTCATCTCCTCTCTATGCTGTTGAGTAAGCTTTATAACCTTCATCATATCACTTTAGTTTGCAATTTCTGTGGTCTCTTCCAACACTAGcagtagctatatatatatatatatatatatatatatatatatagtaactaCATAAAAAGtaactacatatatatatgtgtgtagtaactatatcatataaatatatatagtaactatatatattatatatatataatctgtcAGGGAAATCTTACAGGCTAATTTCttaattctctttttatattaaaaaaactgtatatatgtgtgtcaTATTTGTTTGCAGATCTAGTGGGAGGGGATATATGCTGTTTAGAAAACACAGAGAGAATCCATGGAAGTTTAGATAAAAGCATCCTCAGGAGTACATTGTAATCTTAGAATGTCAAAAGAGAAGCAACTCTTCTGAAGGTCCTTGCTTGTCCACCCCAGCAGCATTTTGTTATGAATGTTGGAATGCATTCACTCATTTTCTCATTGGAGTAAGATGTTTCTTTAGTGACAATATTCCACATTGGGCACTTGTTCCAAAGGATGGCAGATATTCTTGTTAATGATCATTAACCataaaatattagaattattTCTCATTTCTGCCCAAGTTCCAGGGCTAAATTGCATTAATGAAACTGTTGTTGTACGAAGGGTGAAAGACATCATTaaatgtttttgttgtagaaTGTTGAGAGGGTCCAGGCTATGGAGAGGAATGGTAGAGATGAAAGAAACTGGGACTGTTTGCTCTAATTTTGCTCAACCTGAAACAAGGAGGTAGAATTCGGAAATGTTGTCATTTACTGCTAGTCCTCTCTCCCAGCACCGGGGATTTGCACAGGAGACTCCCGTTAGGCACATAAGTCCCAGTGGTGCTAATGGAAATTACCTGCATAACTACCCTTCCTGCCTACCTAGGATGCCAGACGCCTGAGCACTCTTTTAATTGCCATGCACCTCCCTTTGCAAAGAACTAATTGCATCTGCTTCCCTTTCCTTTAGGTGTTCAAGCAAGGACAGGAATAATGAAGAGTCGGATGTATTAGCTGCAGCCTTTTGAACCACAGAAGAAGGAAGTCAACAGTGTGGACAGGGTTGGAAGCATTGCCACACTTGTTGGAATAAATGAGGAATGGGCTTGTGATTATGCTGACATTCCAGCATGAATCTGGTAGACCTGTGGTTAACTCGCTCCCTCTCCATGTGTCTCCTCCTACAAAGTTTTGTTCTTATGATACTGTGCTTTCATTCTGCCAGTATGTGTCCCAAGGGCTGTCTTTGTTCTTCCTCTGGGGGTTTAAATGTCACCTGTAGCAATGCAAATCTCAAGGAAATACCCAGAGATCTTCCTCCTGAGACGGTCTTATTGTATCTGGACTCCAATCAGATCACATCTATACCCAACGAGATTTTCAAGGACCTTCATCAACTGAGAGTTCTTAACCTGTCCAAAAATGGCATTGAATTTATTGATGAGCATGCCTTCAAAGGAGTTGCTGAAACTTTGCAGAGTCTGGACTTGTCTGACAATAGGATTCAAAGCGTGCACAAAAATGCCTTCAACAACCTGAAGGCCAGGGCCAGAATTGCCAACAATCCCTGGCACTGTGACTGTACGCTACAGCAAGTTCTGAGGAGCATGGCCTCCAATCACGAGACAGCCCACAATGTGATCTGTAAGACCTCTGTGTTGGATGAGCATGCTGGAAGACCATTCCTCAATGCTGCCAATGATGCTGACCTTTGTAACCTCCCTAAAAAAACTACTGATTATGCCATGCTGGTCACCATGTTTGGCTGGTTCACCATGGTTATTTCATATGTGGTATATTATGTCAGGCAAAACCAGGAGGATGCACGGAGACACCTTGAATACTTGAAATCCCTGCCAAGCAGGCAAAAGAAAGCAGACGAACCTGATGACattagcactgtggtatagtgtcCAAACTGACTGGCACTGAGAAGAAAGTAGTTTGCAATTTCAGTAGAATAAGTGGTTTACTTCTTCCATCTGTTGTAAACATTAAAAACTTtgtattttggtttcttttgaatTATGCCAATGTTGGACTTTTAACAAACACGACAACATAAAAGTTCTTTTAGTTTAGATGGTCCACCCCTTTAATTGTACCCCTGGTGGTATATTCTTAAGTAAGCTGCTGTCTGAACATTAGTTAGATTCATCTCACTATTtaataatgaaatttatttttttaatttaaaaccaaataaaagCTTAACTTTGAACCACGGAAAACAGAGTGAATTATTGGTCAAGAAAACAGCTCAGTGATTCCACTTGCTCTAAAGAAAAACAGATAACCCTTGTGAAGCTAAAGAACAATTGTAATGAAAGATGTGTTATTAAGTGCTACTATGCTCTGGGAAGTCATAGCTGAACCACTAACCAAGTTTAGTATCTGTCAGACTTTAAAGCAGTGAGCCTTAGCAAACTCAGGTGTTTACATACAAATGTGGCATCTGAGGAAGTTTAAGATGGGACATTTGTTCTTCAAAACGAGCCTTTCTCAGCCATAAAGACCAAATATTTATTGTGCTTTATTCAATGCTGGACACAATTAAACAGAAAGATAGCACACATATTCTATCCTCAAGACTATCTTTTTGATGGACAGGGAGGTGTGACAAATACAGAAATAGCTATACTGGAAGGAAAAGCCTTAATCATGCAACATCAATTTTGTGAAAGCACTGAGTGAAGCATTTTTATCTTATCATTTTCTCTAAACCCTTATTGCGCAAAACAACCGTATTTACATAGGTGAAACTGCAAGTGAGAGATTTAAGGATTTGCCAGGTAGAAACTAGCATCTTTCTGCCTCCAAAGACTGAGTTCTTCTCATTTTGTTCATATTGAATTGGCTTCTAGAGGTGTAATTTACATGTTTAAAATGTGCCCACACTAAGTGTATAGTTATctgacttttgaaaaatgtgaatCTAGCACATAATCAAAATACTGTGTTCTGTCACTAGTCAGGGGGAGGAAAAAACACTTTTGGTTCTTGGAGTACAAAACTGTGAGTTTGGGTCATTTTCAAGTGCCATTACAGATCatgtttgagacttggctgtCACCCAGTGAGATGATGATgtaggcagagaggagagagaaagatcaagatgTAAGAAGGTATTTTGGGTTGAGAGCCTCTGTGTAGAGGAGAGACAGTTTGGAGCTATTTGATAGGTATCTCAATTTCAGAATGAGGAATAAACAGTATTATTTTATCAAGTAACATTTATGAAACATATACTATGCAACTAGTACTTTCTTGGATTTTCTTAGTTAATACTTGGAACCACCCAATGAGATTATCTTTTGTGGATCAGGAACAAGAGACTCGGGAATTAAGAAAGTAATTCAGGATGCTAGAGCTTACAACAGGTATAGCAGGTTTTGA encodes the following:
- the LRRC3B gene encoding leucine-rich repeat-containing protein 3B; amino-acid sequence: MNLVDLWLTRSLSMCLLLQSFVLMILCFHSASMCPKGCLCSSSGGLNVTCSNANLKEIPRDLPPETVLLYLDSNQITSIPNEIFKDLHQLRVLNLSKNGIEFIDEHAFKGVAETLQSLDLSDNRIQSVHKNAFNNLKARARIANNPWHCDCTLQQVLRSMASNHETAHNVICKTSVLDEHAGRPFLNAANDADLCNLPKKTTDYAMLVTMFGWFTMVISYVVYYVRQNQEDARRHLEYLKSLPSRQKKADEPDDISTVV